One region of Mycolicibacterium insubricum genomic DNA includes:
- a CDS encoding cytochrome c oxidase subunit 4 — translation MHIEARLLELLTAFFAIATVVYGVLTAKFADGIEWAGTTALALSAGLSLIIGTFFRFVARRLDTRPEDYDDAEIADGAGELGFYSPHSWWPILIALSASVTAVGGALWLPWLLITGVVFVLGSVSGLVFEYYVGPEKH, via the coding sequence ATGCATATTGAAGCCAGGTTGCTGGAGCTGCTGACCGCGTTCTTCGCCATCGCCACCGTCGTCTACGGCGTGCTGACCGCGAAGTTCGCGGACGGCATCGAATGGGCCGGAACCACCGCGCTGGCGCTGTCGGCCGGTCTGTCGCTGATCATCGGTACCTTCTTCCGGTTCGTGGCCCGTCGTCTCGACACCCGCCCCGAGGACTACGACGACGCCGAGATCGCCGACGGCGCCGGTGAACTGGGCTTTTACAGCCCGCACAGCTGGTGGCCGATCCTGATCGCGCTGTCCGCCTCGGTCACCGCCGTCGGTGGCGCGCTGTGGCTGCCCTGGCTGCTGATCACCGGTGTGGTGTTCGTCCTGGGCTCGGTCTCCGGGCTGGTCTTCGAGTACTACGTCGGCCCCGAGAAGCACTAG
- the ctaC gene encoding aa3-type cytochrome oxidase subunit II gives MLGVLALALSGCDWRKGAALGWPEGISDQARENYNFWIAAVLAAAVVGAIVFCLLFWTMIFHRKRDTDTELPRQFGYNMPLELVLTVIPFLIIAGLFYYTVIVQNKMTELKKADVVVDVTAFQWNWQFGYREIDGNNLNPPGYEEEYRKMLESKPEGTDHHGKEVVGAIRGHNPEDRSYLKVDKIRTLGTSDEIPVLVVPSGKRVEFDLAAADVVHSFWVPTFLFKRDVMPYPEANHSQSRFQVTNLTEGSYVGRCAEMCGTYHSMMNFEVRVVSPDKFARYIVARQSGKSNAEALVAIGGSPVATVTHPFDTRRGEQVVDPETKK, from the coding sequence ATGCTGGGCGTTCTGGCCCTCGCCCTGAGCGGCTGCGACTGGCGCAAGGGCGCGGCTCTGGGCTGGCCGGAAGGCATCAGCGACCAGGCGCGGGAGAACTACAACTTCTGGATCGCCGCGGTGCTGGCCGCCGCCGTCGTCGGTGCCATCGTGTTCTGCCTGCTGTTCTGGACGATGATCTTCCACCGCAAGCGGGACACCGACACCGAGCTGCCGCGGCAGTTCGGCTACAACATGCCGCTGGAGCTGGTGCTGACGGTCATCCCGTTCCTGATCATCGCGGGCCTCTTCTACTACACGGTGATCGTGCAGAACAAGATGACCGAGCTGAAGAAGGCCGACGTGGTCGTCGATGTCACCGCCTTCCAGTGGAACTGGCAGTTCGGCTACCGCGAGATCGACGGTAACAACCTCAACCCTCCCGGGTACGAAGAGGAATACCGCAAGATGCTGGAGTCCAAGCCGGAGGGCACCGACCACCACGGCAAAGAGGTCGTCGGTGCGATCCGCGGCCACAACCCGGAGGACCGCAGCTACCTGAAGGTCGACAAGATCCGCACCCTGGGCACCAGCGACGAGATCCCGGTGCTGGTGGTGCCCTCGGGCAAGCGCGTCGAGTTCGACCTGGCCGCGGCCGACGTCGTGCACTCGTTCTGGGTTCCGACGTTCCTGTTCAAGCGTGACGTGATGCCCTACCCGGAGGCCAACCACTCGCAGTCGAGGTTCCAGGTCACCAACCTGACCGAGGGGTCCTACGTGGGGCGCTGCGCCGAGATGTGCGGCACCTACCACTCGATGATGAACTTCGAGGTGCGGGTGGTCTCGCCGGACAAGTTCGCCCGCTACATCGTGGCGCGTCAGTCCGGTAAGTCCAACGCCGAGGCGCTGGTGGCGATCGGCGGGTCGCCGGTGGCCACCGTCACCCACCCGTTCGACACCCGGCGCGGCGAGCAGGTCGTCGACCCCGAGACCAAGAAGTAG
- the asnB gene encoding asparagine synthase (glutamine-hydrolyzing) has translation MCGLLALVCAPETPVTDDLVDAVAGASHLMRHRGPDEPGTWADGHVVLGFNRLSIIDIAHSHQPLRWGPAESPDRYAMVFNGEIYNYLELREQLATAHGAQFHTEGDGEAIVAGFHYWGADVLPRLRGMFAFVIWDTETDEAFCARDPFGIKPLFMATGAGGTVLGSEKKCLMDLAPRLGIDTRIDERAVQHYTVLQYVPEPETLNVGVRRLESGSYARIRPGQGPVVTRYFTPRFTPVPFVAGSEQSRYDEITAVLEDSVAKHMRADVTVGAFLSGGIDSTAIAALAIRHNPNLITFTTGFEREGFSEVDVAVASAEAIGARHVTKVVSPSEFVEALPEIVWYLDEPVADPALVPLYFVAREARKHVKVVLSGEGADELFGGYTIYREPLSLRPFDYLPARVRKSVGRLSKPLPEGMRGKSLLHRGSLTLEERYYGNARSFSDEQLRAVLPDFRPDWTHTDVTRAIYAASAGWDPVARMQHLDLFTWLRGDILVKADKMTMANSLELRVPFLDSEVFAVAAKLPYDQKITRTTTKYALRRALEPIVPAHVLHRAKLGFPVPIRHWLRAGELLDWANQLIATSGAGEYVDIPAVRQMLEEHRTGEIDHSRRLWTVLIFMLWYAIFVDGTVVPAIEDHSYPVQL, from the coding sequence ATGTGCGGACTGCTTGCCCTGGTGTGTGCCCCGGAAACCCCCGTAACCGACGATCTCGTTGATGCCGTGGCCGGCGCGTCGCACCTGATGCGCCACCGCGGTCCCGACGAGCCCGGAACCTGGGCCGACGGGCACGTCGTCCTCGGCTTCAACCGGCTGTCCATCATCGACATCGCACACTCCCACCAGCCGCTGCGCTGGGGGCCGGCCGAGTCTCCGGACCGCTACGCCATGGTGTTCAACGGCGAGATCTACAACTATCTGGAACTGCGCGAGCAGCTGGCAACCGCGCACGGTGCCCAATTTCACACCGAGGGCGACGGTGAGGCGATCGTCGCCGGCTTCCACTACTGGGGTGCTGACGTGCTGCCCCGGCTGCGCGGCATGTTCGCGTTCGTCATCTGGGACACCGAGACCGACGAGGCGTTCTGCGCCCGCGACCCGTTCGGTATCAAGCCGCTGTTCATGGCGACCGGCGCCGGTGGCACGGTGCTGGGCAGCGAGAAGAAGTGCCTGATGGACCTGGCGCCGCGGCTGGGCATCGACACCCGCATCGACGAGCGCGCCGTGCAGCACTACACCGTGCTGCAGTACGTGCCGGAGCCCGAGACCCTCAACGTCGGGGTGCGCCGGCTGGAGTCGGGCAGCTACGCCCGGATCCGGCCCGGGCAGGGTCCCGTCGTCACCCGGTATTTCACCCCCCGCTTCACCCCGGTGCCGTTCGTGGCCGGGTCCGAACAATCCCGGTACGACGAGATCACCGCCGTGCTGGAGGATTCGGTCGCCAAGCACATGCGCGCCGATGTGACGGTCGGCGCGTTCCTGTCCGGCGGCATCGACTCGACGGCGATCGCCGCGCTGGCCATCCGGCACAACCCGAACCTGATCACCTTCACCACGGGCTTCGAACGCGAGGGCTTCTCCGAGGTCGACGTCGCGGTCGCCTCGGCGGAGGCGATCGGCGCCCGGCACGTCACCAAGGTGGTCTCGCCGAGCGAATTCGTTGAGGCGCTGCCGGAGATCGTCTGGTACCTCGACGAGCCGGTGGCCGATCCGGCGCTGGTGCCGCTGTACTTCGTGGCCCGCGAGGCCCGCAAGCACGTCAAGGTGGTGCTCTCCGGCGAGGGTGCCGACGAACTGTTCGGCGGCTACACCATCTACCGCGAGCCGCTGTCACTGCGGCCGTTCGACTATCTGCCGGCCCGGGTGCGCAAATCGGTGGGCCGACTCTCCAAGCCGCTGCCCGAAGGCATGCGCGGCAAGAGCCTGCTGCACCGCGGCTCGCTGACCCTGGAGGAGCGCTACTACGGCAACGCCCGCAGCTTCTCCGACGAGCAGTTGCGCGCCGTGCTGCCCGATTTCCGGCCGGACTGGACGCACACCGACGTCACCAGGGCGATCTATGCCGCTTCGGCGGGCTGGGACCCGGTGGCTCGGATGCAGCACCTGGACCTGTTCACCTGGCTGCGCGGCGACATCCTGGTCAAGGCCGACAAGATGACCATGGCCAACTCCCTGGAGCTCCGCGTGCCGTTCCTGGACTCCGAGGTGTTCGCGGTGGCCGCCAAGCTGCCGTATGACCAGAAGATCACCCGCACCACCACCAAGTACGCGCTGCGCCGGGCGCTGGAGCCTATCGTCCCGGCGCACGTGCTGCACCGCGCCAAGCTCGGTTTCCCGGTGCCGATCCGGCACTGGCTGCGCGCCGGTGAGCTGCTGGATTGGGCCAATCAGCTGATCGCGACGTCCGGGGCCGGGGAGTACGTCGACATCCCGGCGGTGCGGCAGATGCTGGAGGAGCATCGCACCGGCGAGATCGACCACAGCCGGCGGCTCTGGACCGTGCTGATCTTCATGCTCTGGTACGCCATCTTCGTCGACGGCACGGTAGTGCCGGCCATCGAAGACCACAGCTACCCGGTGCAGCTGTAG
- a CDS encoding AfsR/SARP family transcriptional regulator yields MLDIAPDAAPGSARRRLNTAVWRLKRAVDPAAHALPLVLSDAHSVSINPHYHVVSDVSDFEAACDRSHSSVQQWGEEELGAANTALDLYRGELLSGIADEWVLGRRDQLSELQTQVALQLSQWHRMRHQWQQALHYAEHALATHPLSETLHRLVIGIHLESGQPWHALHHFETCRNVLATELGTAPELATNRLAERVRSTLQTSTPAAASESTRLLDSTIESVMSELADARASLERCRIAVDAATTRLRALRAADRIPPTPQSPVASPAR; encoded by the coding sequence ATGTTGGATATCGCCCCCGACGCCGCTCCAGGATCGGCCCGGCGTCGACTCAACACCGCAGTGTGGCGACTCAAGCGCGCGGTCGATCCGGCAGCACACGCACTGCCGCTGGTCCTCAGCGACGCGCATTCAGTTTCCATAAATCCGCACTATCACGTGGTCAGCGATGTCTCCGACTTCGAAGCCGCGTGCGACCGTTCACACAGTTCCGTCCAACAATGGGGAGAAGAGGAACTCGGAGCGGCCAATACGGCACTTGACCTCTACCGGGGCGAATTGTTGTCCGGAATTGCCGACGAATGGGTGCTGGGCCGCCGTGACCAATTGTCGGAACTGCAGACTCAAGTCGCATTGCAGCTGTCCCAATGGCATCGCATGCGCCACCAATGGCAACAAGCACTCCATTACGCCGAGCACGCCCTTGCCACCCATCCGCTCTCCGAGACCCTGCACAGATTGGTCATCGGAATCCACCTCGAGTCCGGCCAGCCTTGGCACGCTCTCCACCACTTCGAAACCTGCCGAAACGTGCTCGCCACGGAGCTGGGAACCGCGCCCGAGCTTGCCACCAACCGGCTTGCCGAGCGGGTTCGCTCGACACTGCAGACCAGTACCCCGGCAGCAGCCTCGGAATCGACGCGACTGCTCGATTCGACCATCGAATCGGTGATGTCCGAACTCGCCGACGCCCGGGCATCCCTCGAACGGTGTCGGATCGCCGTCGACGCCGCGACCACGCGGCTGCGTGCCCTCCGGGCCGCGGACCGAATTCCGCCGACGCCGCAGTCGCCGGTCGCCTCGCCAGCGCGGTAA
- a CDS encoding phage tail sheath family protein: MVNSFTEFERTFGGLWLESHLGYSVRDFFAMGGGKAIIVRIHHPKSTNDDGRAKLTFGSDKEQLVLSAASAGLWGSKLVATRDRKVPKPSDNPTRFNLTVTGAGRTETFLNVSRAPNEPRCVKQVLENESKLVRVSGALPTNASGLNDVEKATVTGGNDGEKITNDDVTAGLSTLDRVDLFNMLVIPPYLGDGDVGLREVDGTVLTTAIKLATKRRAVVIMDSPQGWTDTDTVTAKLTTDTPFVDRSDNAVTYFPRICQPDPLRDGAIGTFAPSGAIAGIIAATDAQRGVWKSPAGVDAKLAGVSGLSVTLTDDNIGTLNSSGVNCLRRSPGTGGHVVWGARTINGADAIGSEWKYLAVRRTSLFLQESLRRGLQWVVFEPNDEPLWSQIRLNVGSFMNTLFRQGAFKGSSPREAYQVKCDSDTTTQDDIDRGVVNILVRFAPLKPAEFVVLQLQQLAGQTSV; encoded by the coding sequence ATGGTCAACAGCTTCACCGAATTCGAGCGGACCTTCGGCGGCCTGTGGTTGGAGAGCCACCTCGGGTATTCGGTGCGTGACTTCTTCGCGATGGGCGGCGGCAAGGCGATCATCGTGCGTATCCACCATCCCAAGTCCACCAACGATGACGGCCGCGCCAAGCTGACCTTCGGGTCCGACAAGGAGCAGCTGGTGCTGTCCGCCGCCAGTGCCGGTTTGTGGGGCTCAAAGCTGGTCGCCACCCGGGATCGCAAAGTCCCGAAACCATCGGATAACCCGACCCGGTTCAACCTCACGGTCACCGGCGCCGGCAGGACCGAGACGTTCCTGAACGTGTCCCGCGCCCCCAATGAACCCCGCTGCGTCAAGCAGGTGCTGGAAAATGAAAGCAAGCTCGTGCGCGTGTCGGGTGCACTGCCGACCAATGCCTCGGGTCTCAACGATGTGGAGAAGGCAACGGTCACGGGCGGCAACGACGGGGAGAAGATCACCAACGACGATGTGACCGCCGGCCTGTCCACGCTCGACCGGGTCGACCTCTTCAACATGCTGGTCATCCCGCCGTACCTGGGCGACGGCGACGTGGGGCTCCGTGAGGTCGATGGAACCGTGCTGACGACGGCCATCAAGCTGGCCACCAAACGCCGAGCCGTCGTCATCATGGACAGTCCACAAGGCTGGACGGACACGGACACCGTGACCGCCAAGCTGACAACCGATACCCCGTTCGTGGACCGCAGCGACAACGCCGTGACCTATTTCCCGCGGATTTGTCAACCCGACCCGCTACGCGACGGCGCCATCGGCACGTTCGCGCCGTCGGGTGCGATCGCCGGAATCATCGCCGCCACCGACGCCCAGCGCGGCGTGTGGAAATCGCCCGCCGGAGTCGACGCGAAGCTGGCCGGGGTGTCCGGGCTCAGCGTCACGTTAACCGACGACAACATCGGCACCCTGAACTCCTCCGGGGTCAACTGCCTGCGCCGGTCGCCCGGCACCGGGGGCCACGTGGTGTGGGGAGCCCGCACCATCAACGGTGCCGACGCCATCGGATCGGAATGGAAGTACCTCGCCGTCCGGCGCACTTCGCTGTTCCTGCAGGAAAGCCTGCGCCGCGGTCTGCAATGGGTGGTATTCGAGCCGAATGACGAACCGCTGTGGTCCCAAATCCGTTTGAACGTCGGTTCTTTCATGAACACCTTGTTCCGGCAGGGCGCCTTCAAAGGTTCCAGCCCGCGCGAGGCCTATCAGGTGAAGTGCGATAGCGACACCACCACGCAGGACGATATCGACCGGGGCGTGGTCAACATCCTGGTGCGGTTCGCGCCGCTCAAGCCGGCGGAATTCGTCGTTCTTCAACTGCAACAGCTGGCCGGTCAAACCAGCGTTTAA
- a CDS encoding phage tail protein, giving the protein MATFTVNASRFDPYKNFKFRVKWDGRFVAAVSKISALKRTTEVVEHRDGADPSTAHKSPGRTKYEAITLSRGVTHDVEFEQWANKVWNLGSGLGSEVSLLDFRKDLIIEVYNEAGQLALAYKVFRAWVSEYQPLPDLDANANAVAIQTLKLEHEGWERDYDVAEPAEPSYVEP; this is encoded by the coding sequence ATGGCAACGTTCACCGTCAACGCAAGCCGGTTCGACCCCTACAAGAACTTCAAGTTCCGGGTGAAATGGGATGGGCGATTCGTTGCCGCGGTGAGCAAGATAAGCGCTCTCAAACGCACCACCGAAGTCGTCGAGCACCGCGACGGCGCGGACCCCTCGACGGCGCACAAGTCGCCCGGCCGCACCAAGTACGAGGCGATCACACTGAGCCGCGGAGTCACCCACGATGTGGAATTCGAGCAGTGGGCCAACAAGGTCTGGAACCTCGGTTCCGGGCTGGGATCGGAAGTGTCACTGCTGGACTTCCGCAAGGACCTCATCATCGAGGTGTACAACGAGGCCGGTCAGCTGGCGCTCGCCTACAAGGTTTTCCGGGCCTGGGTATCGGAATACCAGCCACTTCCCGATCTGGATGCCAACGCTAACGCGGTTGCCATTCAGACCCTCAAACTCGAACATGAGGGCTGGGAACGCGACTACGACGTAGCCGAACCCGCCGAACCGTCCTACGTCGAACCGTAG